AGCGAAGCGCATGACGCGCTCCGCTTTCGTCGGCTCAGGAGATATCGGGGATTCTGTCGGCGATCTTTTCGAGATAGTCGTCGATCGCCTCCTCGATATAGGAATTGAACTTCCGGCGCTCGATGGCGGCGAGAATCTTCAGCTTCTTGTGAATGTCGGCGCGGATATGGATGCCGGTCGTCACCTTCTCGGTGTCCCGGAAGCGTTTGCCGGCGATCGGATCGCGGCTTTCGCCCTTGGCCACCATGTCGCGAAGCTGGCCGCGTGCGAGCGGCGGCTTCGAGGTTGAGGGGGCCTGGTCTGCGCTTTCCGGGGCAGGGGAGGGAGCCGGCTTTTCCCGCACCGATGGCCGTTGGCCGTTTGTGGAAATCAAGCCGAGCACAAGGTTCTTGCTGGTTGGCTCCTCGCTCATGTGCGTGCCTCCGCTTTGCTGTTTTTGTAGAGGGTGAGAAGTTCGCTGAGCAGCGTCTCCATCTCCGCGATCGCCTTCGGGTCGGATTTGGCAACGGTCTGGAGCGTGCCGGCGGCACCAATCGACTGGTAGGCGGCGCGGCGGGCGATTGGTTGCGGAGCAACCGTGACGCCGCTTTCGCGAAGAATCTCGCGCAGCGGCTCATGCGCCTTTGCCCTGCCGGTGACCAGATCGTGCTGGTTGATGACGATCATGGTCGGCAGTTTGCGTTTCTGATCCTCCTCGACCACCGGGATATGGTTCAGGGCGAGCTGCATGCCGGCAACGACATCGTCCTGGGTGGTTTGCAGCGGGATCAGAACGATATCGGCGCAGTAGAGGCCGGCGAAGAGATTTTCATTCGTCGTGCCCTCGATATCGATGAAGACGACCTTGCCCTCGTACTGGCGCTGAAGGGCAAGTTTGTAGATTTGGTTCGGGTCAAGGCAGCTCTCCGCCTCAAGCCTGTCGGGCCAGACGTTCATTTGCTTCGACATCGTAACCCAGCGCATCGTGTTTGCGCGGCTGTCGGCATCGATCAGGAAAACGTCATTTCCCGCGTGGGCGGCCGTCCCGGACAGGGCGCGGACGAGCGTGGTCTTTCCGGTCCCGCCCTTCGGGTTGGCAATGGTGACGATCATTGGCGCTCCTTCCGATTGCGAATAAACTATAGTTAGTTTTCTTCGGCTCTTTTCGCAATGAAATCGTTGCCCGTTGTTTTTTCCTCATTGGTGATTGACGATTGATGACTGGCCCCTGGGAACGGTCAACAGTTAGTGAGCAATCGTCAATTGACCATTGATAGGGAGCAATAGCAGCGTGATTAACCATCAGTAACTAATGGTTAATTGGCAATTGATCGTGCTGCGATTGTTGGCGACAGCATCAACAGTGGGCAATTGGTGACGTCGGCATGGCTTTTTGGGGATGGTCGTCTTTTCCTGATCGAGTGTTATCTTGGTGCTGTTTTGGTGTGTAAAATATAGTTTCATTTTTTATGGCAGGATAGTCAAGTTTGTGGTACAAACTCGACGTCGCCCCGCACTCCGGCAGGGCTCAGGTTCGCGCTGGTGGCGCTCTAGGGTCGCCTCCGGCAACCTGGCAAGAGGAAGGGAAGCGATGCGCAGCGAGGTGGTCAGGGTCCGTCTGAGGCCGGAGGAGCGGCAAGCTCTGGCGGACCTCTGCGGCGACGATCGCACCGCCAGCGACGTGATCCGGTTGCTGTTTCGCGACCAGGCCGGCCTGCCGCTCCCGGTCGGACCGGCCGAAGCTTTGGCTTTGCGCGGCACCAATGAGGAGCTTCGGCGCATCGGCATCAATCTCAACCAGGCGGTCCGTGCGATGAACGAAGGCCGTGTTGGCTACGAACCGCATCTCGACGCCGCGCTACGCAGCCTTCTCGATGGGGTCTTCCGGCTGCGGGCGGACGTCGACCTCATGCTGCGGATCAGCCGGCAGGAGCGGAGGAGAGATGGTCATGGCCTATGACTGGACGAGCTTGCTTGGCGAAATCGACAGTTTCCAGGTGCGGCGGACAAATTCGCTCCTCGATGAGGAAGACGAGCGTCGCAGGCGCGCAGGAATGGTGCGGATGGCCGTGATCGCCGAGGCGCCCCAGCAACGATACATTCCAACGGGGATAGCCAGCAAAGCCCGGCCAGCCGCTGTCGCGTCACCAGAACCGACAATCGCCTCGATCCTCCGGCCTGCAAATGCCTCCCAGTGGGACGTTATCATCCTTTTTGGTGCTCTCGGTGCTGGCCCGAAATCCTTAGAGGACGACGAGCTGCGCAGATCGGGCGGCGGGGGAGGAGGAGCTGGCGGGGCGCCGCGCATCGACCGGCCGCCTGCTATGCGATCTTCGCCCCACAAGCGATCGTCGGCGGAGACGGCGAGCCGGGCGGCGATCGCGGCCGGGGCGCAGCCGGTCGTGATCAAGGTGACGTCGACCGTTTCAAGCAAGGCGTCGGCCGGGGGCCTGATGACCTATCTCGGCACGCGCGAGGTGGAGAAGGAAAATGGTGAGAAGGGGAAGGTCGACATCCCGATTATCGACCAGGATGGAGTGACGATTGCGAGCCGGGAAGAACGGGCGGCCGTCCTGCAGGCGTGGGTGTCAGAGTTTCGCGAACCCTATGCAGTAAATGCCGTTGCCACCTTGTCGATTAATTTGGCGGAGGCGACGAATAATGAGGATCTTCACGATGCGCTGAACTCGGCCTTCGGCTCCAAACCCTTCCTCTATGCGCGCAATCCGGACGGTCAGGTTGCCGTGTTTGCGGTCACAGATCTTCCGGCCAAGAAGATTGCCGGTGCGCTCAGGGCGCGCGAAAGGGGAGAGGGGCCAGGGCGCGCAGTTGAGAACGCCGAGGCCGAAATTGCGCGCCGTATGTCGAATGCCGGCGTCTCGGCCGAGGTCCGCATTCTCGGCGCCGCGGTCTCGGAAAAGTCGGGCCGCTATTTCCTCGAGAAGTTTCTCCGCACGGAAAAGCATGCTGTCACCAGCGCCGGCGAACAGGTAAAGCGTGGCCCTGCCATCAAGAACATGGCGGACGGCATCTGGCGGAGCTGGTCGAGCGACATCCGGACCGTCGAGCCGCGCAATGCCTTCCATGTCATCTTTTCCGCCCGCGCCGGGACGGACGCAGAGGCGATGAAGCGAGCTGTGCGGGACTTCCTGAGCGAGCAAGTCCCGGGCCATCGCTGGATTACCGCCCACCACCCGGAAACCGGGCATGTGCATGTCCATGCGATGATCTCGGCGCGAGACGACGTCGGCAAGGCCTTGCGCCTTACCAAGCCCGAACTCTTCGAGTGGCGCGAACAGTTTGCGGCGAAGGCGCGGGAGCAGGGCATTGCCATGGTCGCCACCCGGCGCGCGGATGTGGCAGCCACGCGGCCCTATAGCCAGGCGCAGGCCGCTGCCTATGAGCGCGGCCGCGTCGATCCGCGCTATCTCAAGACCACGACGGTCAAGCAGCGAGTCGAGCGCAAACGGGCGGGCATCGTGGATCGCGTGTCTCTGGCCAACGGCAATCTCGCTCTTGCCCCGAAATGGCAGGCGACGGCCGCTGCCCTGAAGCAGACCGGTGCGCAGCCGACGGTCATTGCCGCGGCGGATCGCTTCGCGGCTACCGCAGGGCAGGCGCAGAAGGGCGCCGCCCAACCTGCCAAGGGCTTCGTGCTTCTTCGGATGGTGATCGAGCACACGGCGGACCAGGAATTGACGCTCGCGTCGATCCAGCGGGCGGTCGGCGTGGGCCGCGAGTCGATCTCGGTCGAAGGCAGGGCGATCCATGTTCTTGCGCCGACGACGGCAAGTGTCAGCAAGATCGAGCGCGAGCTGGCGCGGCTGAGCGACGAATTCGGTCTGGGCGCAGAAATGCAGGCAGTGTCTCGTGACACAGAAGCCCGTCTTCTCCAGGCAGGATTGAAGGCGGCCGTCATCGTGGAAGCGGCAGGCTCGGCAAAGGACGGTGCACCGACGGCATGGATGCAGAGCCGCTTCGATGCCCATGTTCGCAAGGCGGATGAAAAGCCGGCCACAGCCTTTTCGGACCTCATGACCTTTGTTTCATCCCTCAAACAGCAGAAGGAAAACGCCATGCCCCTATCGCTGAAACAGTTCGACGAGCGCGTTTCGCGCGCCACCAAGTCGATAGACCGCCTTGAAGGGATGGTTGACAGCAGCTCCGAGCGCCAGGCCGTCGAGGAAATGCGGCGCGAGATCTCCGCACTGTTCGCGGAGCAGCGTCGCGACATCGAGATGCAGCAGGTAAGGTCGGCCACGGAAACGAGCGGGGGAGGGGGCACGCCGGCAGCGGCTCGTGCGGATGACGGTCAGGCGCAGAGCCGGCCGGCCCAGTCCGCCGTCGATCCCGCCATTGCGGCACAACAGCAGGCGATTGCGGCCGGCCGCGCCTCTCGAGCCGCCCGCGAGCAGGCAGGCGCGGCGAAAAACGCGCAGTACGAACATCGCCAGCAGGTTCTCCGCCAGGCAGAACAGGATCGCCAGCGAGACAATGGCCGCGATGGCGCGGAGCGCTAGGCCGAGGCTACTCCTGCATCAGGCCGTCAAAGACTTCCAGCAGGGCATCGACGATGGCCTGGCCAAGGGCGTTGGCCGACGCAGCGATTTCGTCTTCGCCATGATCCCGCGTGGCGATGGCGAGATTGCCGCCTTCTTCGGAGACGATCGCCTTAGCCCGCTCGATCGCCCACAGGGCGAAGTCGCTCCGGTTGGAGATGGTCATCGTTTCGGTCTGCTCGTCCATGCGTTTACTTTCGATGTTGCCGGCATAACTGGCCGTCTGTTTCCTTGACGGTGATATCAAGCGATATCGCTCCGCGCTGGTCGAGGGAACCGTCAGGGGGCTTCGCGCGATCGATACGGTTTCAGTTCGTCCTAGCGCAAACTCGACGAACACCTCGCGACGAGCGTACATCGTTTCAAAGTGGTACACACGGCCAGAGGATTTTTCTGAAAAATTTTGGGCTCGATAATCGACTGCAGAGCCCTACGGTCTTAATTGGCACCAAAACTACTGAGCGCGATGTGCCCACATGTCCGCTGACGGTTCGCCTTTTTTGGGAGCGCAGGCTTATGCTGCCATGG
The genomic region above belongs to Shinella zoogloeoides and contains:
- a CDS encoding ParA family protein encodes the protein MIVTIANPKGGTGKTTLVRALSGTAAHAGNDVFLIDADSRANTMRWVTMSKQMNVWPDRLEAESCLDPNQIYKLALQRQYEGKVVFIDIEGTTNENLFAGLYCADIVLIPLQTTQDDVVAGMQLALNHIPVVEEDQKRKLPTMIVINQHDLVTGRAKAHEPLREILRESGVTVAPQPIARRAAYQSIGAAGTLQTVAKSDPKAIAEMETLLSELLTLYKNSKAEART
- a CDS encoding MobC domain-containing protein, giving the protein MRSEVVRVRLRPEERQALADLCGDDRTASDVIRLLFRDQAGLPLPVGPAEALALRGTNEELRRIGINLNQAVRAMNEGRVGYEPHLDAALRSLLDGVFRLRADVDLMLRISRQERRRDGHGL
- a CDS encoding relaxase/mobilization nuclease domain-containing protein, which encodes MAYDWTSLLGEIDSFQVRRTNSLLDEEDERRRRAGMVRMAVIAEAPQQRYIPTGIASKARPAAVASPEPTIASILRPANASQWDVIILFGALGAGPKSLEDDELRRSGGGGGGAGGAPRIDRPPAMRSSPHKRSSAETASRAAIAAGAQPVVIKVTSTVSSKASAGGLMTYLGTREVEKENGEKGKVDIPIIDQDGVTIASREERAAVLQAWVSEFREPYAVNAVATLSINLAEATNNEDLHDALNSAFGSKPFLYARNPDGQVAVFAVTDLPAKKIAGALRARERGEGPGRAVENAEAEIARRMSNAGVSAEVRILGAAVSEKSGRYFLEKFLRTEKHAVTSAGEQVKRGPAIKNMADGIWRSWSSDIRTVEPRNAFHVIFSARAGTDAEAMKRAVRDFLSEQVPGHRWITAHHPETGHVHVHAMISARDDVGKALRLTKPELFEWREQFAAKAREQGIAMVATRRADVAATRPYSQAQAAAYERGRVDPRYLKTTTVKQRVERKRAGIVDRVSLANGNLALAPKWQATAAALKQTGAQPTVIAAADRFAATAGQAQKGAAQPAKGFVLLRMVIEHTADQELTLASIQRAVGVGRESISVEGRAIHVLAPTTASVSKIERELARLSDEFGLGAEMQAVSRDTEARLLQAGLKAAVIVEAAGSAKDGAPTAWMQSRFDAHVRKADEKPATAFSDLMTFVSSLKQQKENAMPLSLKQFDERVSRATKSIDRLEGMVDSSSERQAVEEMRREISALFAEQRRDIEMQQVRSATETSGGGGTPAAARADDGQAQSRPAQSAVDPAIAAQQQAIAAGRASRAAREQAGAAKNAQYEHRQQVLRQAEQDRQRDNGRDGAER